From the genome of Alteromonas stellipolaris:
AGCTTAATAAAAAAGTTAGCCAATAAGATTATGAACACTGATACGATTACTCGTAATAAACATGATGCTGAGATGGACACCTTAGTTGAAAATTGTGAAAAAGAAGCGCTGCACCTAAGTGGCAAAGTACAGCAGTTTGGCGGTGCTTTTTTCATTGATGGCGAGTCTCTCCAGGTTACTGCTGCTAGCACTAACCTGGCCAGTTTTATCCACCTATCTCCTGCTAAATTGGTAGGTTGTCCGGTAAAATCACTGGACTGGTTGCCATTAAGCTTGCTTTATAATTTAGGTTCAAAAGCAGGCGATAGAGCCTATGCCTTTAACGAGCCCTTCAACGATGATGTACTAAATTTTAGAAGTCATCGCAGTGAAGAAGGTATCTTAATAGAGATAGAATCTAGTATTACCAATGTATCTCAGCGCCAGTACCTACAGTTAAGATCGTCAATACTTCCGACGATTGAGCAGCATTGGGAAGACAAAGATTTTTGGGACCAGCTTATCTCAACCCTTGATGAATTCTTGCCTTGTGAACGTATATTACTTTACCGCTTTAACGAACTTTGGAGCGGCGAAGTGGTAGCAGAAAAAGTGATTGAAGGTGCACCAAAGTATATCGGGTTAAAATTTCCGGCATCGGACATACCTGCTATTGCCCGCCAAATGTATTATGAAAACCCGTCGCGATATATTGCTAGCAGTGCCACACCGCCTGCTGACTTTTTGAATCAAGCGGAACAAGCGCTAAACTTAACGTATTCGGATTTACGTAGTGTGTCGCCTATTCATGGCGAATACATGCAAAACATGGGCGTGGCTACATCGTTTTCTATTCCCATCATTCAAACCGGCAAGTTGTGGGGCATAGTGTCCTGTCACAACAGCACTGAATCGCACATTGACGCACAGTTGCGCCATCAAGCGGAAATGCTGGTGAAGTATTTCTCTATGGTGTATTCCACACACAAATCGAAAAAGCGCCTGCAATTACTCACGTCATTGGATGAGAAGGTTGGGGCTATTACGCATAAGCTTCGCTTGAAAGATGCCCAAGCAACGCAAGATTTTCTCGAAGAGGTAAAGCGAGATTTCACCGCATGTGGGGCTGCCGTTTTCATAAATGGAAAATGGTTTATTAGTAATGATAGTGGCTATGACATTAGCCAACTAAAACGTATCGATAAAGCCTTTCAGTCAGACACTTCTGATGTCATCCTGCATACTGAAGATATTCGCCAGTGCTCAGGACTAGAGGCATTAGACTCAGAAAATGTGAGAGGCGTGATGCTAATTCGTATGAACTATGAATTAGCCAAAGCGCGATTATATATTTTTAGACAACCGGAGGCGCAAATAACACACTGGGCTGGCAAGCCGGAAAAAGACATTAACGAACAAGGCATGCTATCGCCACGTGCGTCTTTTGAGCGGTGGAGCGAAGTTGATGGTGAGCAAAGCTTACCGTGGACTAAACGAGATATTTTGTTTTCCAAAAAGCTGCGGGCATCGTTAATTCGAACGCTAACACGTTAGGCATTGAGCCTGACCATCTATCAAGGGCCTCCTGATTGGAGGTTCTTTTTTCCAGTTCAGTAACCAGTACATTTTCCAGCAAGCATTCATGCGAGTAATAAAAAATTCGTTTTAGTACTTGCTCATATTCGAGGTGAACCGATGGCAAATTCTTCCGTTTCCAAAAACACTACTACGCTATTGTTTGATCACGATGGTACCTTGATTAATTCAGAGCACGTCCACTTTACACTTTGGCAAGAAATAGTCGCCAGTTATGGGGCTGAATTAACTGACGAGTTTTACTGCAAGGTAATGGCGGGCATACCAGTTAAACAAAACGCCAAAGATGTTGTTAAGCATTTTTCATTAGACGCAGTCCCTGAGCAATTGGCTAAAAAGAAACACGATAAAATTGAAGAATATCTCTTACAGCAAGCTTTCCCACTTATGCCTTATGCTGCTGAAACTATTAAAGCGTGCGCAGAAGCAGGGTACACCCTAGGGATAGTGACCGGGGGAAGTACATTATCAGTCGAAAAAACACTGACTAGTTATGGCCTAGCGCAATACATTTCCTGTGTGGTGGCGGTAGAAGATGTTACCCACAGTAAGCCTGCACCCGATTGCTACCAGCTAGCAATGAAGAAGTTGGGAGTATCGCCTGGCGAATGTATTGCCATAGAAGATACGTATACTGGCATGCAATCAGCGTTGTCTGCTGAATTAGCGTGTGTGGTTGTCCCTACCACTCAATCAGCTATCCATGATTTCACCAAGGCCACCTCTCGTTACGAAAGCTTACAATTATGGGTGGAACAAGAGATCACAGGTCGCTAGTCATAAACACTAGATTTAGCTACTATTTCTATTCTTCACAACGTAGCGTTTAGGTAAGGTCGTGGTGGTATGTATTCATGGTGTTTGGGAAGTGATTAAATCATGAGAAGTGTAGGTCGTTGGATTCTTGGCATCGTTGTGACCTTATTCGTGGTTACTTTTGTCGTATTGATAGGGGTAAGCGTCGCTGTAGTTCAGCGCTCGCCGTTAGTGGTAGCCAGTGCACCGAACCAATTGGATGGCGCAGACAGTGTTAATGACTTATTGTCTCAGTTACAAAATGCGTTTACCGAGCGTAGTTCTAATCATGTTATTCGCCTAACTGAAACCCAGATAGAAAGCTTAGTAGGGGTGTTGCAGCGGGCCGTGCCTAATTTTAGTGGCGTAGTAAACGTAACCGAAGTAGGCAGTACTATCACCTTTACCTTTTCACCCAGTAGCGTTGATTTATATTTCAATGTATCAGCACTGATTTTACCCGGCGATAGCCTGCAAATTGATTATATTAGTGTGGGGGATTTGTCTTTGTCAGGGCCTCTCATGCTCTCGTTTGCTGAAAAGGGGATAAATTATTGGACCAAGTCTGAAATTGCCACTATTGCCCTGACTCGTGTTGAAAAAGTGACCATGCGCCGCGGTGAGGTGT
Proteins encoded in this window:
- a CDS encoding HAD family hydrolase → MANSSVSKNTTTLLFDHDGTLINSEHVHFTLWQEIVASYGAELTDEFYCKVMAGIPVKQNAKDVVKHFSLDAVPEQLAKKKHDKIEEYLLQQAFPLMPYAAETIKACAEAGYTLGIVTGGSTLSVEKTLTSYGLAQYISCVVAVEDVTHSKPAPDCYQLAMKKLGVSPGECIAIEDTYTGMQSALSAELACVVVPTTQSAIHDFTKATSRYESLQLWVEQEITGR
- a CDS encoding GAF domain-containing protein; its protein translation is MNTDTITRNKHDAEMDTLVENCEKEALHLSGKVQQFGGAFFIDGESLQVTAASTNLASFIHLSPAKLVGCPVKSLDWLPLSLLYNLGSKAGDRAYAFNEPFNDDVLNFRSHRSEEGILIEIESSITNVSQRQYLQLRSSILPTIEQHWEDKDFWDQLISTLDEFLPCERILLYRFNELWSGEVVAEKVIEGAPKYIGLKFPASDIPAIARQMYYENPSRYIASSATPPADFLNQAEQALNLTYSDLRSVSPIHGEYMQNMGVATSFSIPIIQTGKLWGIVSCHNSTESHIDAQLRHQAEMLVKYFSMVYSTHKSKKRLQLLTSLDEKVGAITHKLRLKDAQATQDFLEEVKRDFTACGAAVFINGKWFISNDSGYDISQLKRIDKAFQSDTSDVILHTEDIRQCSGLEALDSENVRGVMLIRMNYELAKARLYIFRQPEAQITHWAGKPEKDINEQGMLSPRASFERWSEVDGEQSLPWTKRDILFSKKLRASLIRTLTR